A stretch of Crossiella cryophila DNA encodes these proteins:
- a CDS encoding ABC transporter substrate-binding protein: MKRRQVALLLPTMIASVAVAAACTTPTAAPDRKAGTDRTAMTLADGYEPESLNPLLGYGEEGVSKLFDGLVEHQADRSVRPVLAADLPKPGPDGRSWTVKLRTGIKFHDGTPFTAEDVVATYRAVLDPAYASTVKSSFGMLTGVVQLDQETVRFDLAYPYTPFAHKLVLGIVPSEALAQPGPLDKNPFGAKPVGTGPYRLEEWRKGEKMVLAANDAYFERVPKVRKVTVVFATDDNARAQRMKAGEFDGTALPPALAKTFEGNGYRQITHRSADYRTVTMPMANPVTADKSLRLALNHAVDRQGMINAFLAGKGAPASTPIPQALPEFVEPAAQFRFDRPEAERILDQTGWVKGGNGMRARGDLAASFTLMYPVGDAVRKDLAQAFASDAKAVGIEVKLEGLGWEAIEPRMGRDALVLGGGNPFDPDLKAYPLLHSSFGGDGFNNPGRYSNPAVDRALEAGRREADPAQRVAQYREFQRAYAADPGMVFLAFLDHTYVVREGWTGYQEVVDPHTHGLTWGPWWNLQDWTPQG, translated from the coding sequence GTGAAGCGCCGACAGGTTGCCCTCCTGCTGCCCACCATGATCGCATCCGTCGCGGTCGCCGCCGCCTGCACCACGCCGACGGCGGCGCCCGACCGCAAGGCGGGCACGGACCGCACCGCGATGACCCTCGCCGACGGCTACGAGCCGGAAAGCCTCAACCCGCTGCTCGGCTACGGCGAGGAAGGCGTGTCCAAGCTCTTCGACGGCCTGGTCGAGCACCAGGCCGACCGCTCGGTGCGCCCGGTGCTGGCCGCCGACCTGCCCAAGCCCGGCCCGGACGGCAGGTCCTGGACGGTGAAGCTGCGCACCGGGATCAAGTTCCACGACGGCACCCCGTTCACCGCCGAGGACGTGGTGGCCACCTACCGCGCGGTGCTCGACCCGGCCTACGCCTCGACCGTGAAGTCCTCCTTCGGCATGCTCACCGGTGTGGTGCAGCTCGACCAGGAGACCGTGCGGTTCGACCTCGCCTACCCCTACACCCCGTTCGCGCACAAGCTGGTGCTCGGCATCGTGCCCAGCGAGGCCCTCGCCCAGCCCGGCCCGCTGGACAAGAACCCCTTCGGCGCCAAGCCGGTCGGCACCGGCCCGTACCGGCTGGAGGAGTGGCGCAAGGGCGAGAAGATGGTGCTGGCCGCCAACGACGCCTACTTCGAGCGGGTGCCCAAGGTCCGCAAGGTCACCGTGGTCTTCGCCACCGACGACAACGCGCGCGCCCAGCGGATGAAGGCGGGCGAGTTCGACGGCACCGCGTTGCCGCCCGCGCTGGCCAAGACCTTCGAGGGCAACGGCTACCGGCAGATCACCCACCGCAGCGCGGACTACCGCACGGTCACCATGCCGATGGCCAACCCGGTCACCGCGGACAAGAGCCTGCGGCTGGCGCTCAACCACGCGGTGGACCGGCAGGGCATGATCAACGCCTTCCTGGCAGGCAAGGGCGCGCCCGCCTCCACCCCGATCCCGCAGGCGCTGCCCGAGTTCGTCGAACCCGCCGCGCAGTTCCGGTTCGACCGGCCGGAGGCCGAGCGGATCCTGGACCAGACCGGCTGGGTCAAGGGCGGCAACGGAATGCGCGCCCGCGGCGACCTCGCGGCCAGCTTCACGCTGATGTACCCGGTGGGCGACGCGGTGCGCAAGGACCTCGCGCAGGCCTTCGCCTCCGACGCCAAGGCGGTCGGCATCGAGGTCAAGCTGGAGGGCCTTGGCTGGGAGGCGATCGAGCCGCGGATGGGCCGGGACGCCCTGGTGCTGGGCGGCGGCAACCCGTTCGACCCCGACCTGAAGGCATATCCGTTGCTGCACAGCAGCTTCGGCGGCGACGGCTTCAACAACCCCGGCCGCTACTCGAACCCGGCCGTGGACCGCGCGCTGGAAGCCGGTCGCCGCGAGGCCGACCCGGCGCAGCGGGTGGCGCAGTACCGGGAGTTCCAGCGTGCCTACGCCGCCGACCCCGGCATGGTGTTCCTGGCCTTCCTGGACCACACCTACGTGGTGCGCGAGGGCTGGACCGGCTACCAGGAAGTGGTGGACCCGCACACGCACGGCCTCACCTGGGGCCCGTGGTGGAACCTCCAGGACTGGACCCCACAGGGGTGA
- a CDS encoding DUF2848 domain-containing protein, whose translation MTQLSFELPGGETVRTTVNTLLNAGYAGRSQAEVAAHVAELAQLGVPAPTVTPCLYPVAPYLALQTGEVPVQHERTSGEAEWALVITEAGVLLTVACDHTDRALEVHGVAWSKQAGPDVLGRQAWRLDEVADRVDRLTLTAWVIGVDGVEQLIQQGTMGDLLTPAYWLERLRADGLAEPGTVLLSGTIPMKPGVDQFADAWRVELGDPDTGARISCAYTVRRLPAPVG comes from the coding sequence ATGACCCAACTCAGCTTCGAACTGCCCGGTGGCGAGACCGTCCGGACCACGGTGAACACGCTGCTCAACGCCGGGTACGCCGGGCGCAGCCAGGCCGAGGTGGCCGCGCACGTGGCCGAGCTGGCACAACTCGGCGTGCCCGCCCCGACCGTCACCCCCTGCCTCTATCCGGTCGCGCCCTACCTGGCGTTGCAGACCGGCGAGGTGCCGGTGCAGCACGAGCGGACCTCCGGTGAGGCCGAGTGGGCACTGGTCATCACCGAGGCCGGGGTGCTGCTCACGGTGGCCTGCGACCACACCGACCGCGCCCTGGAGGTGCACGGGGTGGCCTGGAGCAAGCAGGCCGGGCCGGACGTGCTGGGCAGGCAGGCCTGGCGCCTGGACGAGGTGGCCGACCGGGTGGACCGGCTCACCCTGACCGCCTGGGTCATCGGCGTCGACGGCGTCGAGCAGCTCATCCAGCAGGGCACCATGGGCGACCTGCTGACCCCGGCCTACTGGCTGGAGCGGCTGCGCGCGGACGGGCTGGCCGAACCGGGCACCGTACTGCTCTCCGGCACCATCCCGATGAAGCCCGGCGTGGACCAGTTCGCCGACGCCTGGCGGGTCGAGCTGGGCGATCCGGATACCGGCGCGCGTATTTCCTGTGCGTACACGGTGCGGAGGCTGCCCGCACCGGTCGGCTGA
- a CDS encoding MFS transporter, with protein sequence MHNQRSLIRAFTASLSGTALEWYDFAIYSSSAALVFGALFFPSHDPLSGTLLAFSTYAVGYLSRPLGGFVFGRLGDVIGRKKVLVITLMITGVATFAIGLLPTHDDIGVTAAVLLVVLRFAQGVGLGGEWGGAVLLSSEFGDPARRGFWASAAQVGPPLGTLLANGVIALLGVSMSAEDFLAWGWRVAFLLSAVLVLFGLWIRARLEETPVFQAIADSGDRPTAPITEVFTTQRRALLAAVLCRVCPDVLYALFAVFVLTYATQELGVPRGWALAAVLIGSAVQVFLIPLAGALSDRWGRRRMYAIATVAAMAWPFVFFPLAETRSLPALILGVLGGLVIHSALFGPQAAFISEQFTPRLRYTGSSLAYTLAGVIGGAIAPLLFTYLLAEYHDWLALAAYLGLTGVITLIGVALGRDPDPTEERLSPPAAPSASPADAS encoded by the coding sequence ATGCATAACCAGCGATCCCTGATCAGGGCCTTCACCGCGAGCCTGAGCGGCACCGCGCTGGAGTGGTACGACTTCGCGATCTACTCCTCCAGCGCGGCCCTGGTCTTCGGCGCGCTGTTCTTCCCCAGCCACGACCCGCTCTCCGGCACCCTGCTGGCCTTCTCCACCTACGCGGTCGGCTACCTGTCCCGGCCACTCGGCGGCTTCGTCTTCGGCCGCCTGGGTGATGTGATCGGCCGGAAGAAAGTACTGGTCATCACGCTGATGATCACCGGCGTGGCCACCTTCGCGATCGGCCTGCTGCCCACCCACGACGACATCGGCGTGACCGCCGCGGTGCTGCTGGTCGTGCTGCGCTTCGCCCAGGGCGTCGGCCTTGGCGGTGAGTGGGGCGGCGCGGTGCTGCTCTCCAGCGAGTTCGGCGATCCGGCCCGCCGCGGCTTCTGGGCCTCCGCGGCCCAGGTCGGCCCGCCGCTGGGCACCCTGCTGGCCAACGGCGTGATCGCGCTGCTCGGGGTGTCCATGAGTGCCGAGGACTTCCTGGCCTGGGGCTGGCGGGTGGCCTTCCTGCTCTCCGCGGTGCTGGTGCTCTTCGGCCTGTGGATCCGCGCCCGGCTGGAGGAGACCCCGGTCTTCCAGGCCATCGCCGACAGCGGCGACCGCCCCACCGCACCCATCACCGAGGTCTTCACCACCCAGCGCCGCGCCCTGCTCGCCGCGGTGCTCTGCCGGGTCTGCCCCGACGTGCTCTACGCGCTGTTCGCGGTGTTCGTGCTGACCTACGCCACCCAGGAACTGGGCGTGCCGCGCGGCTGGGCACTGGCCGCGGTGCTGATCGGCTCCGCGGTCCAGGTCTTCCTGATCCCACTGGCCGGCGCGCTCTCGGACCGCTGGGGCAGGCGCCGGATGTACGCCATCGCCACCGTCGCCGCGATGGCCTGGCCGTTCGTCTTCTTCCCGCTGGCCGAGACCCGCTCGCTGCCCGCGCTCATCCTCGGCGTGCTGGGCGGCCTGGTGATCCACTCGGCCCTGTTCGGCCCGCAGGCCGCCTTCATCTCCGAGCAGTTCACCCCGCGGCTGCGCTACACCGGCAGCTCACTGGCCTACACCCTGGCCGGGGTGATCGGCGGCGCCATCGCCCCGCTGCTGTTCACCTACCTGCTCGCCGAGTACCACGACTGGCTGGCGCTGGCCGCCTACCTCGGCCTGACCGGCGTGATCACCCTCATCGGCGTGGCACTGGGCCGCGACCCCGACCCGACCGAGGAGCGGCTCAGCCCGCCAGCAGCACCTTCAGCGTCGCCTGCAGATGCGTCGTGA
- a CDS encoding GntR family transcriptional regulator — MASGRDRAYEFLKDTVLGDPAMQGQFINEQELADRIGVSRTPIREALLMLAAEDLIRLVPKKGAYIPIMTMREIKELMELREMLERHAAARILEGDRSALKEMAVALETQRGLLLAEDPREFIEWDRRFHAALVAASGNQLLVRVYDGLRARQVTVGVAALGRAAGRREDVLAEHELILNALSEGDGLAASLAITTHLQATLKVLLAG; from the coding sequence ATGGCCAGTGGCCGTGACCGTGCCTATGAGTTCCTCAAGGACACGGTGCTGGGTGATCCGGCCATGCAGGGGCAGTTCATCAACGAGCAGGAACTCGCTGACCGTATCGGTGTGTCGCGTACTCCCATCCGCGAGGCGTTGCTGATGCTCGCGGCCGAGGATCTCATCCGCCTGGTGCCGAAGAAGGGCGCCTACATCCCGATCATGACCATGCGGGAGATCAAGGAGCTGATGGAACTCCGGGAGATGCTCGAACGGCACGCCGCCGCGCGCATCCTGGAGGGGGACCGGAGCGCGCTGAAGGAGATGGCGGTGGCGCTGGAGACCCAGCGCGGGCTGCTCCTCGCCGAGGACCCGCGCGAGTTCATCGAGTGGGATCGGCGCTTCCACGCGGCGCTGGTGGCGGCCTCGGGGAATCAGCTGCTGGTGCGGGTCTACGACGGGTTGCGGGCCCGGCAGGTCACCGTGGGGGTGGCCGCGCTCGGCCGGGCGGCCGGGCGGCGGGAGGACGTGCTGGCCGAGCACGAGCTGATCCTCAACGCGCTGAGCGAGGGGGACGGGCTGGCCGCGTCGCTGGCCATCACGACGCATCTGCAGGCGACGCTGAAGGTGCTGCTGGCGGGCTGA
- a CDS encoding carbon-nitrogen hydrolase family protein, producing the protein MRIGLCQIVSGADPAKNLELVREGIRLAADQGAELVVFPEATMACFGGPKLAEIAEPVDGPWGTAVGTLAKEAGVLVVAGMFTPAPDGRVYNTLLVTGGDDPVGYNKIHLFDAFGFTESKTVAPGDDLVAIEIGGVTVGMTTCYDVRFPELYRALADNGASVIITAASWGAGEGKREQWELLTRARALDSTTWLVACGQADPATTGVETTGNAPTGVGYSAVIDPFGNVHAGLGAEPEVLVVSIDPFMVEQAREAIPVLENRRL; encoded by the coding sequence GTGCGAATCGGCCTGTGTCAGATCGTGTCAGGCGCCGACCCCGCCAAGAACCTGGAGCTGGTTCGGGAGGGCATCCGCCTGGCCGCCGACCAGGGCGCCGAGCTGGTGGTCTTCCCCGAGGCCACGATGGCCTGCTTCGGCGGCCCGAAGCTGGCCGAGATCGCCGAACCGGTGGACGGTCCCTGGGGCACCGCGGTCGGCACGCTGGCCAAGGAGGCCGGTGTGCTGGTCGTCGCGGGCATGTTCACTCCCGCCCCGGACGGCCGGGTCTACAACACCCTGCTGGTCACCGGCGGCGACGACCCGGTGGGCTACAACAAGATCCACCTCTTCGACGCCTTCGGCTTCACCGAGTCCAAGACGGTGGCCCCCGGCGACGACCTGGTCGCGATCGAGATCGGCGGCGTCACCGTCGGCATGACCACCTGCTACGACGTCCGCTTCCCCGAGCTGTACCGGGCCCTGGCCGACAACGGCGCCAGCGTCATCATCACGGCTGCCTCCTGGGGCGCGGGCGAGGGCAAGCGCGAGCAGTGGGAGCTGCTGACCAGGGCCCGCGCCCTGGACTCCACCACCTGGCTGGTGGCCTGCGGCCAGGCTGACCCGGCCACCACCGGCGTCGAGACCACCGGCAACGCCCCGACCGGCGTCGGCTACAGCGCGGTCATCGACCCCTTCGGCAACGTGCACGCCGGCCTGGGCGCCGAACCGGAGGTCCTGGTCGTGAGCATCGACCCGTTCATGGTCGAACAGGCCCGCGAGGCCATCCCGGTCCTGGAGAACCGCAGGCTCTGA
- the nadC gene encoding carboxylating nicotinate-nucleotide diphosphorylase — protein sequence MGRAGLDVDDVQRVISLALGEDLRYGPDATTDATVPREAVAEADLNPRKGGVLAGVVVALAVFDTVIGAENYEVLELRKDGEKLSPGESALRLRGPVRGLLTAERTALNLVCHLSGVATATAAWVDAVNGTGCVVRDSRKTMPGVRLLQKYAVRCGGGENHRLGLGDAVLIKDNHVVAAGGVVQALKLARQHAPHLPCEVEVTSLEELDLVLGEQASLVLLDNFTPEQCAEAVRRAAGTGTKLEASGGLTLDVAREYAETGVDYLAVGGLTHSSPALDLGLDLR from the coding sequence CTGGGCCGGGCCGGGCTGGACGTCGATGACGTGCAGCGGGTGATCAGCCTGGCCCTCGGCGAGGACCTACGGTACGGCCCGGACGCGACCACGGACGCGACCGTGCCACGGGAGGCGGTCGCCGAGGCCGACCTCAACCCGCGCAAGGGCGGGGTGCTGGCCGGGGTGGTGGTCGCGCTGGCCGTGTTCGACACGGTGATCGGCGCGGAGAACTACGAGGTCCTCGAACTGCGCAAGGACGGGGAGAAGCTGTCGCCGGGGGAGAGCGCGCTGCGGTTGCGCGGCCCGGTGCGCGGCCTGCTCACCGCCGAGCGGACCGCGCTGAACCTGGTCTGCCACCTCTCCGGGGTGGCCACCGCGACCGCCGCCTGGGTGGACGCGGTCAACGGGACCGGGTGCGTGGTGCGGGACAGCCGCAAGACCATGCCGGGGGTGCGGTTGCTGCAGAAGTACGCGGTGCGCTGCGGCGGCGGGGAGAACCACCGGCTGGGCCTCGGCGACGCGGTGCTGATCAAGGACAACCACGTGGTCGCCGCGGGCGGGGTGGTGCAGGCGCTGAAACTGGCCCGCCAGCACGCGCCGCACCTGCCCTGCGAGGTCGAGGTGACCTCGCTGGAGGAGCTGGACCTGGTGCTCGGCGAGCAGGCCTCGCTGGTGCTGCTGGACAACTTCACGCCGGAGCAGTGCGCCGAGGCGGTGCGCCGGGCGGCCGGGACCGGGACGAAGCTGGAGGCATCCGGCGGGCTGACGCTGGATGTGGCGCGGGAGTACGCGGAGACCGGGGTGGACTACCTGGCGGTGGGTGGGTTGACGCACTCCTCGCCGGCATTGGACCTCGGGCTCGATCTGCGCTGA
- a CDS encoding L-aspartate oxidase, translating to MPRWEAGADLVVVGTGVAGLTAALRATELGLRVLVVTKAGAEQGNTRWAQGGIAVVLDGEHEPGDSVAGHLGDTLTAGAGLCEEVAARTILAGGPAAVRRLRRRGAIFDARPDGTLARTREGGHSAFRVVHAGGDATGAEVERALLASARDGRLTILERHTAVDVLRAEPVQVGPRPGSAVSGLLVLDDAGNLGVLAAPAVLLATGGLGQLYAATSNPEVATADGLALALRAGAIAADLEFTQFHPTVLYTGPQARGRRPLVTEAVRGEGAVLVDGAGERVMTGVHPLADLAPRDVVAAAITRRMNATGTGNVYLDATRLGPDTLGMPFAQRFPSVHAACVAAGIDPAVDPIPVAPACHYACGGVMSTVDGRTGVTGLYAVGEVARTGLHGANRLASNSLLEGLVGGERVAEAVALDLGTGLADGHRGPVRIGNPVARIADRDTLQLTMSRHGGIGRTAAGLAAAVETIGAVSVDSLLRTRADVEDAALTLAAAVLLDSAAARTETRGCHVRYDHPATDDLAWRRSIAVRLGADGRPELMRWTAMGGAA from the coding sequence GTGCCGCGCTGGGAAGCCGGCGCGGACCTGGTGGTGGTCGGCACCGGGGTAGCCGGGCTGACCGCCGCGTTGCGCGCCACCGAACTCGGGCTGCGCGTGCTGGTGGTCACCAAGGCCGGTGCCGAACAGGGCAACACCCGGTGGGCCCAGGGCGGTATCGCGGTGGTGCTCGACGGCGAGCACGAACCAGGTGACAGCGTCGCCGGACACCTGGGCGACACGCTCACCGCGGGCGCCGGGCTGTGCGAGGAGGTCGCCGCGCGCACCATCCTGGCCGGTGGACCGGCCGCGGTGCGGCGGCTGCGGCGGCGTGGCGCGATCTTCGACGCCCGGCCGGACGGCACCCTCGCGCGCACCAGGGAGGGCGGGCACTCCGCGTTCCGGGTGGTGCACGCCGGCGGGGACGCCACCGGCGCCGAGGTCGAGCGCGCGCTGCTGGCCAGTGCCCGCGACGGGCGGCTGACCATCCTGGAGCGGCACACCGCCGTGGACGTGCTGCGGGCCGAGCCGGTGCAGGTCGGGCCGCGGCCGGGCAGCGCGGTCAGCGGACTGCTCGTGCTGGACGACGCCGGCAACCTCGGTGTGCTCGCCGCGCCGGCCGTGCTGCTGGCCACCGGCGGGCTCGGCCAGCTCTACGCGGCCACCAGCAATCCGGAGGTGGCCACCGCGGACGGGCTCGCGCTGGCCCTGCGGGCCGGGGCCATCGCGGCCGACCTGGAGTTCACCCAGTTCCACCCGACCGTGCTCTACACCGGACCGCAGGCCCGCGGGCGCCGCCCGCTGGTCACCGAGGCGGTGCGCGGCGAGGGCGCGGTGCTGGTGGACGGCGCGGGCGAGCGGGTGATGACCGGTGTGCACCCGCTGGCCGACCTCGCGCCGCGGGACGTGGTGGCCGCCGCGATCACCCGGCGGATGAACGCCACCGGCACCGGCAACGTCTACCTCGATGCCACCAGGCTGGGCCCGGACACCCTCGGCATGCCGTTCGCGCAACGGTTCCCGAGCGTGCACGCGGCCTGCGTGGCGGCCGGGATCGACCCCGCCGTCGATCCCATCCCGGTCGCGCCGGCCTGTCACTACGCCTGCGGAGGTGTCATGTCCACAGTGGACGGACGCACCGGGGTGACCGGGCTGTACGCGGTCGGCGAGGTGGCCAGGACCGGGCTGCACGGGGCCAACCGGCTCGCCTCCAACAGCCTGCTGGAAGGGCTGGTGGGCGGTGAGCGGGTGGCCGAGGCGGTCGCGCTGGACCTGGGCACCGGCCTGGCCGACGGGCACCGCGGGCCGGTGCGGATCGGCAACCCGGTGGCCCGGATCGCCGACCGGGACACCCTGCAACTGACCATGAGCAGGCACGGCGGGATCGGCCGCACCGCGGCCGGACTCGCCGCGGCCGTCGAGACGATCGGCGCGGTCAGCGTGGACTCGCTGCTGCGGACGCGTGCGGATGTGGAGGACGCGGCACTGACCCTGGCCGCCGCGGTGCTGCTGGACAGCGCCGCCGCGCGGACCGAGACCAGGGGCTGCCACGTCCGGTACGACCATCCGGCCACCGACGACCTCGCCTGGCGGCGCAGCATCGCCGTCCGGCTCGGCGCCGACGGCAGGCCGGAGTTGATGCGGTGGACCGCGATGGGAGGTGCGGCGTGA
- the nadA gene encoding quinolinate synthase NadA codes for MAATAWLERTDLTPYGGVEPNAEWAAEVRRLAEERDAVLLAHNYQLPEIQDIAHHTGDSLALSRIAAESEASTIVFCGVHFMAETAKILSPEKTVLIPDARAGCSLADSIDADQLRAWKAEHPGAVVVSYVNTTAEVKAETDICCTSSNAVDVVRSIPEDREVLFLPDQFLGAHVRRVTGRDNLHIWAGECHVHAGINGPELAEKAAANPDADLFIHPECGCATSALYLAGEGTVPAERVHILSTGDMVKAARQTKSSTVLVATEIGMIHQLKLAAPEIDFRAVNDRASCRYMKMITPAALLRALREGKDEVHVDPEIAARGRASVQRMIEIGQPGGGE; via the coding sequence ATGGCCGCTACTGCGTGGTTGGAGCGGACCGACCTGACTCCGTACGGCGGCGTCGAGCCGAACGCGGAGTGGGCCGCCGAGGTGCGCAGGCTGGCCGAGGAGCGCGATGCGGTGCTGCTGGCGCACAACTACCAGCTCCCCGAGATCCAGGACATCGCTCACCACACCGGTGACTCGCTCGCGCTCAGCCGCATCGCGGCCGAGAGCGAGGCCTCGACCATCGTGTTCTGCGGTGTGCACTTCATGGCCGAGACCGCCAAGATCCTCAGCCCGGAGAAGACGGTGCTGATCCCGGACGCGCGGGCGGGCTGCTCGCTGGCCGACTCGATCGACGCCGACCAGCTGCGGGCCTGGAAGGCCGAGCACCCCGGCGCGGTGGTGGTCTCCTACGTCAACACCACCGCCGAGGTGAAGGCGGAGACCGACATCTGCTGCACCTCCTCCAACGCGGTGGACGTGGTCCGCTCGATCCCGGAGGATCGGGAGGTGCTGTTCCTGCCGGACCAGTTCCTCGGCGCGCACGTCCGCCGGGTGACCGGCCGGGACAACCTGCACATCTGGGCGGGCGAGTGCCACGTGCACGCCGGGATCAACGGTCCCGAACTCGCCGAGAAGGCCGCGGCCAACCCGGATGCCGACCTGTTCATCCACCCCGAGTGCGGTTGCGCCACCTCCGCGCTCTACCTGGCGGGCGAGGGCACCGTGCCCGCCGAGCGGGTGCACATCCTCTCCACCGGCGACATGGTCAAGGCCGCTCGGCAGACCAAGTCGAGCACGGTGCTGGTGGCCACCGAGATCGGCATGATCCACCAGCTCAAGCTGGCCGCGCCGGAGATCGACTTCCGCGCGGTGAACGACCGGGCCTCCTGCCGCTACATGAAGATGATCACCCCGGCCGCCCTGCTGCGCGCGCTGCGCGAGGGCAAGGACGAGGTGCACGTGGACCCCGAGATCGCCGCCCGCGGGCGCGCCTCGGTGCAGCGGATGATCGAGATCGGGCAGCCGGGCGGGGGCGAGTGA
- a CDS encoding NUDIX domain-containing protein yields MGDGISQKGHAAHEVLAAVLQVRAGSLQALLWERAREPHAGRWSLPGGRLGTSEDVEASVRRQLGEKVDVRGVPHVEQLAVFSAPERVPGERVVATAFLGLVPYDVDPAIPADTAWHPVDALPPTAFDHEAIVHRARNRLRAKLSYTNIGFALAPPEFTVSALRSLYSAALGYRVSATNLQRVLSRRGLLEPTGHTAPPGPSGGRPAALFRFPGKGLEVTDPFAVLRPPGGNRPAGSTGSS; encoded by the coding sequence ATGGGTGATGGTATCAGCCAAAAGGGTCATGCGGCACATGAGGTTCTGGCCGCGGTACTCCAGGTGCGAGCAGGATCACTCCAGGCGCTGCTCTGGGAACGGGCCCGCGAACCCCATGCCGGCCGGTGGTCCCTGCCCGGCGGCAGGCTCGGGACCAGCGAGGACGTCGAGGCATCGGTCCGGCGGCAACTGGGCGAGAAGGTCGATGTGCGCGGAGTGCCGCACGTCGAGCAGCTCGCGGTGTTCTCAGCCCCTGAGAGGGTGCCGGGCGAACGGGTGGTCGCCACGGCCTTCCTCGGCCTGGTCCCCTACGACGTGGACCCGGCCATCCCGGCCGACACCGCCTGGCACCCGGTGGACGCGCTGCCGCCGACCGCCTTCGACCACGAGGCCATCGTGCACCGCGCCCGCAACCGGCTGCGCGCCAAGCTGTCCTACACCAACATCGGCTTCGCCCTGGCCCCGCCGGAGTTCACCGTCTCGGCGCTGCGTTCGCTCTATTCAGCGGCGCTCGGCTACCGGGTGTCAGCGACCAACCTGCAACGCGTGCTGTCCCGCCGCGGCCTGCTGGAACCCACCGGCCACACCGCCCCGCCGGGCCCGTCCGGAGGCCGCCCAGCTGCGTTGTTCCGGTTCCCGGGCAAGGGCTTGGAGGTGACTGATCCGTTCGCGGTGTTGCGTCCGCCAGGGGGAAATCGGCCAGCGGGCTCGACCGGCTCGTCGTAA
- a CDS encoding LON peptidase substrate-binding domain-containing protein: MTDTLPLFPLGTVLLPGASLPLHIFEPRYRQLMVDLVTGAVPGRSFGVVAVKQGWEVGEDNLEAVHDIGCTALLRDVRRLDGGQYDVVVRGQRRFRLLEVDRTSAPYLIGQVEWMPDAEPALGPKPTVLADAARAAHRRYCTTAWRQEDWKEPSNTADVASLSHELAADCMLTLEDQQRLLEETCPIRRLRLVRRMLTREAEILRTLRAVPVPLTEFAQKHSEN, from the coding sequence GTGACCGACACACTGCCGCTGTTCCCGTTGGGCACGGTGCTGCTGCCGGGCGCCTCGCTGCCACTGCACATCTTCGAACCGCGCTACCGGCAGCTGATGGTGGACCTGGTGACCGGCGCCGTGCCCGGTCGCAGCTTCGGCGTGGTCGCGGTCAAACAGGGCTGGGAGGTCGGCGAGGACAACCTGGAGGCCGTGCACGACATCGGCTGCACCGCGTTGCTGCGCGACGTGCGCAGACTCGACGGCGGCCAGTACGACGTGGTCGTCCGAGGTCAACGCCGCTTCCGGCTGCTGGAGGTGGACCGCACCAGCGCCCCCTACCTGATCGGCCAGGTCGAGTGGATGCCCGACGCGGAACCGGCCCTTGGCCCCAAACCCACGGTGCTCGCCGACGCCGCCCGCGCCGCCCACCGCCGCTACTGCACCACCGCGTGGCGGCAGGAGGACTGGAAGGAACCCAGCAACACAGCCGACGTCGCCTCCCTGTCCCACGAACTGGCCGCCGACTGCATGCTCACCCTGGAGGACCAGCAGCGGTTGCTGGAGGAGACCTGCCCGATCCGGCGGCTGCGGCTGGTCCGCCGGATGCTGACCAGGGAGGCGGAGATCCTGCGCACGCTGCGTGCGGTCCCGGTGCCGCTGACCGAGTTCGCGCAGAAGCACAGCGAGAACTAG